The Blautia obeum ATCC 29174 region AGGTATGCTTCTACGATGGCAAGGATAGCGGTAATTTGCTCATCGTTGCATTTTGACAGGTACATGAGCAGGCGTTGATAATCAAGATTATCTGTATGATTGTTTGGATAAAACAATGGTTCAGGAGGAACATTTAAAGCGCGTACCAGTTTTCTGATTTTATGAAAACTGGGAACTCGGCCCCCATTTTCAATTTCCTTTAAATATCGGCTGGACATTTCTGCTTTTTCAGCTAATTCTTCATAAGTCAATTTTTGCTCGTGTCGGGCGTTCTTAAAAAACAATCCCAGTTCTTTATCTGTTTGTTTTGGCATATGATACACCTCCATGTTTAGTGTATAGTTCCCTTTCTTGAAAGAAAATGAACTAATATTTCACTAAAAAAGAGGGTGATATTTCACTTTTTAAAAGACATATAAAATTCTGAATTTCCGTAAAACAGATCCGGAGGTATAGGAAAGATTAAGAATTTTATTGTCTGGTATCATATCCGTCATTACGTGACGGATGAAATAGATAAATAGTTCAAAAAAGCAAATAAATTTCTTTACCTCAAAAAGTGAATTATATGCCACAAAAAATGATGGCAAAATATTATCTTTTGATATAAATAGCGTCCGATGGGCTAAAAACTACCCATTAGGACGTTTTTTATATACCTCAAAATACAGGAAAAACAATTTTCTCGTATTTATTAAGAAATTTTTTAAAAATTTCTTCCCACGCCCCGACAAATGCACTCATCCGTTTGGGATATGTGTGAAGGGGAAGCAAGAACTTTGCTTATTGCCTACCGGCGGGGAAGGAGGTGAACTCTTATGGAGCAATCCTCTTTTCAAGATGAGCAGACAGTCAGACATCAGTTTGATTCTCTGTGCAAGCTGGCATTGAAAAGTGAAGTTATTAATTATGAAAAGCATATGGCATATCGCCAGAAGTATGAAGTGATGTTGTCAGAATTATCAGAAAAGGAGTTGAGCAGACTTTTTATAATGGATGAGCATGAAATGGAAACACATCGTTTTCAGGTCCTGGGTTACGACATAGAAGTCAAAGATGCATTGATTGCTGAAGCACTGCAGACACTTACTGAAAAGAAAAGGAATGTTGTGTTATTATCATATTTTATGGATATGAGTGATGCAGACATTGCCAGAGAAATGAATCTTGTACGCAGCACAATTAATGAGCATCGTAGACGATCACTGGAACTGATGAGAAAAAATATGGAGGAATCTGCAAATGAAAAAAAGTAAAAAACAGAAATGCGCATTTGATTTGCTGCCATTCCATGTTATTGAGGCAGCATCAACTGGTGATACTGAGGCAATCCAGGCAGTGTTGAAGCATTATGAAGGGTACATAACAGTTTTGGCTACCAGAAAAATGTTTGACGAATTTGGACAGGTGCATTACTGTGTAGATGAAACTCTGCGTCAACGCCTGGAAGCAAAACTGATTACTAAGACCTTGGGATTTGATACGAAATCATATGTAAGGAAAAGTAATCAGTAAAGGGAGTATTTAATATAGATTCCTTTTCCCCTTCAGGAATTTTTGTACCTTGAAAATTGTATATTGTTTTACATACAGGACGTGAAGATATGTAGAGCCACTAGGTAAATCCGCCATGATATATCTGCTCTGTTAATGGAGTAAATACGAGGAAATGCTGAAATATAACATTGAAGTAAAGGTATGGAGCGAGAAGAATTTGACAAAATGTGTAGCAGCTGCACAGGGCGACGAAGCATATCTGTGATAATGATACTTCCAGAAAAAATCTGGTCATATTTAATGACGGTGCAAAACCGATGTGGGCAGAGTACTGAACTGCCACCTGTATTGTAATTTTATCTGCCGATGACAGTGTATAAAATTGTAAATTGTCATGGGCAGATAAAAATGTTTTGTCCAAAGAGAAAAGGAGGAGAGAAGAGTGGCGATTAAAATTGAAAAAGGTAAGATTCCAATTTGGGAAAAATATATGCTTACGGTGGATGAAGCAGTGCAATATTTCGGAATAGGTGAAAAGAAAATAAGGATGCTTATTTCGGAACATCTAAATTCAGAATGTTGCTTTACAGTCCAGGTGGGGTGTAAGTCATTGATTAACCGTAAGAAATTTGAGGCCTTTCTGGATCAGACTACGTCTTTGTAAAAAATATACGAACAATTTAGCGCTTTAAAGTGGAAATGTTAGCCCTGGTATGATATAATACCTATATCGTGCTAGGGCTTCTTCGTAGAAAGGGGCGAAGACGTTTGGGTAAAACAAAACGTGACCAAAAACGACGAGATAAAAAAGGTCGAATTTTACGAAACGGAGAAAGTCAAAGAAAAGATGGAAGATATGCGTTTGTATATACAGATTGTTATGGAAAGCAGAAGTTTTTGTATAGTTGGAAATTAGAGCCAACAGATTCTCTGCCAACTGGATGCAGACCATGCTTAGCTCTAAGGGAAAAAGAAAAAAATATCCAAAGAGATTTACATGATGGTATAGTACCTTACGGAGGAAATTTAACAGTTTTGGATTTGGTTCAAAAATATATTGGACAAAAAAAGGGGGTTCGTCATAATACTCAGGCGAACTATGATTTTGTGATCAATATAATAAAAAAAGAAGAATTTGGAACCAGAAGAATAGATAAAATAAAATTGTCGGATGCAAAAGCATGGTTTATTAAGCTGCAAGCAGATGGAAGAGGATACAGTTCCATTCACAGTGTGCGTGGAATTGTAAGACCTGCATTTCAGATGGCAGTTGAAGATGATTTACTGCGCAAGAATCCTTTTGAATTTCAATTATGTACAGTTGTCGTAAATGACAGTGTTACAAGACAGGCAATTACAAAAGAACAGGAAGAGTTATTTCTGGAGTTTATCCGAAATGATGACCATTACTCAAAATACTATAATGGAATGTTTATTTTGTTTAAGACTGGACTTCGTATTTCTGAGTTTTGTGGATTGACAGTGAAAGATATTGATCTTCAGGAGAGAAAAATCAATGTGAATCATCAGCTTCAGAGAACCAGAGGAATGCAGTACGTCATTGAAGATACCAAAACTTCAAGTGGAACACGAATGTTGCCGATGACAGATGAAGTTTATGAATGTTTTGAACAGATTGTGAAAAATCGTAAAAAAGTAAGGGTTGAGCCGATTGTAGATGGATATAGTCGATTTTTATTCCTGGATAAAAAAGATATGCCTGAGGTAGCACTCCATTGGGAAAAACATTTTCAGTGGGCGTTAGGAAAGTATAATCGTACTCATGAGGAACAAATGCCAAAGATCACACCTCATGTATGTAGGCATACATATTGTTCCAATATGGCGAAAGCTGGAATGAATCCGAAGGCACTCCAATATTTAATGGGACATTCTGATATAGGGGTTACGTTAAACGTATATACGCATCTGGGATTAATTGATGCAAAAGAAGAGATGAATAGGATTGCAAAACTGGCATAGTATGATAAAATAATAGAAAAAAGAATTAAAAATAATCTGATTATAAGGTTCTTAGAAAGCCTGTTTT contains the following coding sequences:
- a CDS encoding helix-turn-helix domain-containing protein; this translates as MPKQTDKELGLFFKNARHEQKLTYEELAEKAEMSSRYLKEIENGGRVPSFHKIRKLVRALNVPPEPLFYPNNHTDNLDYQRLLMYLSKCNDEQITAILAIVEAYLRTYKIPTDHDKQDP
- a CDS encoding RNA polymerase sigma factor; the protein is MEQSSFQDEQTVRHQFDSLCKLALKSEVINYEKHMAYRQKYEVMLSELSEKELSRLFIMDEHEMETHRFQVLGYDIEVKDALIAEALQTLTEKKRNVVLLSYFMDMSDADIAREMNLVRSTINEHRRRSLELMRKNMEESANEKK
- a CDS encoding helix-turn-helix domain-containing protein produces the protein MKKSKKQKCAFDLLPFHVIEAASTGDTEAIQAVLKHYEGYITVLATRKMFDEFGQVHYCVDETLRQRLEAKLITKTLGFDTKSYVRKSNQ
- a CDS encoding excisionase, with the protein product MAIKIEKGKIPIWEKYMLTVDEAVQYFGIGEKKIRMLISEHLNSECCFTVQVGCKSLINRKKFEAFLDQTTSL
- a CDS encoding integrase DNA-binding domain-containing protein codes for the protein MLGLLRRKGRRRLGKTKRDQKRRDKKGRILRNGESQRKDGRYAFVYTDCYGKQKFLYSWKLEPTDSLPTGCRPCLALREKEKNIQRDLHDGIVPYGGNLTVLDLVQKYIGQKKGVRHNTQANYDFVINIIKKEEFGTRRIDKIKLSDAKAWFIKLQADGRGYSSIHSVRGIVRPAFQMAVEDDLLRKNPFEFQLCTVVVNDSVTRQAITKEQEELFLEFIRNDDHYSKYYNGMFILFKTGLRISEFCGLTVKDIDLQERKINVNHQLQRTRGMQYVIEDTKTSSGTRMLPMTDEVYECFEQIVKNRKKVRVEPIVDGYSRFLFLDKKDMPEVALHWEKHFQWALGKYNRTHEEQMPKITPHVCRHTYCSNMAKAGMNPKALQYLMGHSDIGVTLNVYTHLGLIDAKEEMNRIAKLA